Part of the Candidatus Binatus sp. genome is shown below.
GCGTACTGCGCCGGCGCCGACATGAGCGCGCTGTCCGAGGTCGCTGCGGGAACTGCGTCGGCGCGCGGGGCCGTGGTGCAGGATGAATGGCTCAGCGCGCAGCGCGCCGATTACCGGACGTCGTACTCGTGGCCGCTGGCGCTCAACACTCCGGTGATTGGCGCGATCAATGGCGCGTGCGTGGGCCTGGGCTTCACCACCTGTCTGTACCAGGACGTCAGGATCGCGTCGGACAACGCGCGGATGGGATTGATCTTCACGCAGCGCGGGCTTGCGATCGAGCACGGCAGTAGTTGGATGTTGCCGCGGATCGTCGGCCTGGCGCGGGCGATGGAACTGGCGGTTACGGGCAGGCTGGTGGATGCGAACGAGGCGCTCGAGATGGGGTTGGTCAGTCGCGTCGTGCCGCAGGACAAGCTGATGGCGACGGCGCGCGAGATCGCGTCGGGGATCGCGAGCAAATGCTCGCCGCTCGGAGTCGCGCAGGCGAAGAAGATGATCTACCAGCATCTGTTCACCGATCTCGCCACGGCCGTGCGCGACGACGACGCCTCGATGGAGATGATGACGCGTTCGGAAGACTTCAAAGAGGGCGTGAAGGCGTTTTTGGAGAAGCGCGCGCCGAAGTTCACCGGCAAATAGCGGCGAGATCGCGGCAACCTAATCCCCTTCCCTCGCGGGAGGGGGAACCAACGCGGGGTGGCTACTTGTCGAGCGGGTGCTTGAACTTGCGATCGGGATGACGAATCGTAAGCACCGGGCAGGGCGACTTCTGGACCACGCGTTCGGCCACGCTGCCCATCAGCACGTGCGCCAATCCGGTGCGTCCGTGGGTGCCGAGCACGATCAAATCGGCGTTCTCGCTCTGGGCCGCGCGCAGAATTTCCATGAACGGAGAACCAACTTTGAGCTGGACCTTGACCTTGAGTCCACCCTCGCGCAGCTTGCCGGCAATCTTGTCGAGCTCCTTCTGCGCGAGCATCCGCTGCTCTTCGGCAATCCGGCCCATCGCGCCAACGTCCATCGCCGGGCCCAGTTCCGGCGTCATCATTACCGGCGCAAGCGGCTGATCGACATGCACCAGCACGATCTCGGCCGAGAACTTGACAGCGATCTCCTGGGCGAAGGTAAGCGCCAAGGTCGAGTCTTCGGAGAAATCGGTTGCGGCGACAATTTTTGAAAAGGTTGGCACAAGGCAACCATAACGCCGTGACGGCAATCGTGGCAAGGGATGGATGCGGCTGCGTGCGGACTCGACCGGCGCGGTAGCGCTGCATTACAATTTACCCAAAATCGTGGGAAACTGAGACTCTATGGCTACCAGCCGCGGATTTGGGATTGCGGACTTCGAGCGCGCCTTCAACGAGTTCTTCGACGAAATGTTGATCGACCGATGGAAATGCGCAGCGCCCGCCCTTGAATTCGAACGCGCGCAGGTCATCGACCGTGGCGATCGTTACGAGGTGCGAGTCGCGGCGGTCGGCGTCGATCCGGCAAAGATCCAGGCCGAAGTCTCGGGCCAGCGGCTGGCGGTTCGCGTGCCGGACAAACTGGGCGGGACGCTCGAGAGTTCATTTTCGTTCTCCGACTCGATCGACGGCGAAGCCTCGACCGCGAAGTGGTCCGAAGGCACGCTGGTTATCACTCTGCCGAAAAAGAAAGGCCGGCGAATCGCGCTCAAGGATTCGTGATCGCGCACCGCGAATGCCGCTACCAATATGACTGACAAGGGCGACCTCATCGCTACCGACGCCAGCGCCGCGCTGATTCACGTACCGCCGCCCGCGGAGCTCGACGCTTCCGAACTCAAGGGGCAGGTGCCGCTCGACGCAGTTTCACTGGAGCGCGCCGCGTCCAGCGATGGCGACCTCGAGCTGTTTGGCCAGAGCCGCGCGCTGGATGCGATACGGCTTGCGATCGGAATCGACGCGGCCGGCTACAACGTTTTCGTAAGCGGATTGCGCTCGCGGCATGAGCGCGAATCGGTCCTGCGCCTGCTCAGCGAAAGGGCCGCGACGATGCCGACGCCCGGCGATTGGGTGTACGTAAACAATTTTCGAAATCCCGAATCTCCGGTCGCCATCTACCTGCGGCCGGGCCAGGGGGTTGAGCTGCGCGCGCGGATGACGGAGTTGATCGGCTTCGTGCTCGAGCAGTTGCCGAAAGCGTTCCGGCGCGAGGACTTCGATCAGGAGCGCGCGGCGCTGCGCGACAAATACAACAAGCGCGCGCAGGGACTGTTCGGAAATCTGGAGACGCGCGCGCGCGAGCGCGGCTTTGCGATCCAGAGCACACCGACTGGACAGGTGATATTCATCCCGCTGATCGACGGCAAGATGCCCGAGTCGCCCGAGGCGCTCGGCAAAGCGATGGCGGCAAAGACTGACGCCGAGCGTGAGCAACTGGCGAAGGTGCAGGGCGAGCTGCAGGACGAACTGGGCACGTTGATGCTCAGGCAGCAGGAAATGATGCGCGAGCTGATCGACGACATCCGCGCAATCGAGCGCGCCTTCGCGGCGCGGCTGATCACGCCGTCGATTGAAGAGTTAAAGCATCACTTTAATAGTCCCGCGGTCGAAGCCTACCTCAATGAAGTCGCCGAGCACATGCTCGGCAATCTCGATCGCTTCCGCGAAGCGCCGGCTGAGCAGGGCCCAAGGCCGGCTGCGGCAATCGAAGACGGCGCGCGATGGTTCGACTACCAGATCAACGTGATGGTCGATAACTCGGCCACGCGCGGAGCGCCGGTGGTGCTCGAGGATGCGCCCACGTATCGCAACCTGTTCGGGACGATCGAGCGGTGGATCGATCCGCTGGGGCGCTCGGGGACCAACTTCACGCGGATCATAGGCGGATCTTTTCTGAAATCGCACGGCGGTTTCCTGGTCTTCGATCTCGAGGATGCGGCGGTCGAGCCCGGCGTCTGGAAAACGCTCAAGCGCAGCCTCAAGTCGGGGCGCATGACGCTGGAGACTTTCGAACCGCTGCCGTTTTTCTCGATGAGCGGACTGAAGCCCGAACCGATCGAGATTCACAACAAGGTCGTGGTGCTGGGCGGAGCGTATCTTTACAACCTGCTTTACTTCTACGAGCCGGACTTCGCGGACCTGTTCAAGGTCAAGGCCGAGATGCGGCCCTCGGTGGCGGCCGACGGCGCAGCGGCGGCGCATTATGCGGCGCGCGTGGGGGCGCTGGCGCGCAGGGAGAATCTGCCGCCGTTCGAGGCGGGCGCGCTGGCCAAGATCGTGGAATTCGGGATGCGGATGGCGGGGGACAGATCGCGAGTGCTCGCGATGCTGGAACCGATAGACGATCTCGCGCGCGAGTCGGCGTACTTCGCACGCAATGAACTGGCTCAGCGGGTTACCGGCGCACACGTTGAGCGGGCGCTCGGCGAGCGGATGCTGCGGCTCAATTTCATCGAGGAGGAAATCCGCAGGCTGATCGGGGAAGGCACGCTCATCGTTCATATTCGCGCCGCGAGCGTCGGACAGATCAATGGGCTGGCCGTACTGGACGTCGGCGGCTACAGTTTCGGGCGGCCGGCGCGGGTAACCGCGACCGTGGCGCTTGGGCAGGCGGGCGTGATCAACATCGAGCGCGAGGCGCGGATGTCGGGATCGACGCACGACAAGGGAATCATGATCCTGAGCGGATTTATCCGCGCGCGGTTCGGACAGCGGCATCCGATCGCGATGACGGCGAGCATCTGCTTCGAGCAATCGTACTCGGGAATCGACGGCGATAGCGCCAGTTCGACCGAGCTGTACGCGCTGCTGTCGGCGCTGTCGGGAGTGCCGCTTCGGCAGGACCTGGCGGTGACGGGGTCGGTCGATCAATACGGCACCGTGCAGGCCATTGGCGGCGTCAACGAGAAGGTCGAGGGCTTCTATCGCGTGTGCAAGGCGATCGGTCTGACGGGCACCCAGGGCGTGCTGGTGCCGCGCACCAACGTCTCGAACCTGATGCTCGATCCGGAGACCACCGGCGCGATCGAGCGGGGTGAATTCCACATCTATCCGATCAATACGATCGATCGCGGAATCGAGACTTTGACCGGGGTGCGCGCGGGAACGATCGACGAGCCCGGAACGATCAACCATCTCGTCGATCAGCAGCTCAAGCGCATGGCTGACATCCTGCGCGAACGCCCGCTGGGCGAAACTCGCGTGGTGCAGGAGCCGGCGCCGAACCCACCCGCACCCAAACCGCCGGCGCCGCCCGAGCCTCCGCGCTAGCAGCGGCGGATCATCGTCCTGGCGGTTCAGAAGGAGGCATCGCGGATGACGATAGATCTCCGACTCGACCCGGCAGAGGTCGCGCTGCTCACCGATCTCTACGAGCTTACAGTCAGCGCGGCGTTCTTCGAGCACGGATTCAACGACACCGCGTCGTTCGAAGTCGCGATGCGCCGGATGCCGCCGGGCCGCGGATTCATGGTAGCAGCCGGTATCGAACGGCTGGCCGAGGCGCTCGAGGCATATCGTTTCGACGCCGCCGCGATCGAGCATCTCGAGTCGCTGCAACTTTTCAAGCCGGAGTTTCTTGAATTTCTTTCGAGGCTCCGCTTCACCGGTTCGATCCGGGCGCTTCCCGAAGGCACGATTTATTTTGCCGGCGAACCGATCGTGGAGATCCGCG
Proteins encoded:
- a CDS encoding enoyl-CoA hydratase-related protein, yielding MDFAEIIYDKKDRVATVTMNRPAKMNAWTPKMGAEMRTAMLDAERDPSVGAIIVTGAGRAYCAGADMSALSEVAAGTASARGAVVQDEWLSAQRADYRTSYSWPLALNTPVIGAINGACVGLGFTTCLYQDVRIASDNARMGLIFTQRGLAIEHGSSWMLPRIVGLARAMELAVTGRLVDANEALEMGLVSRVVPQDKLMATAREIASGIASKCSPLGVAQAKKMIYQHLFTDLATAVRDDDASMEMMTRSEDFKEGVKAFLEKRAPKFTGK
- a CDS encoding universal stress protein, translated to MPTFSKIVAATDFSEDSTLALTFAQEIAVKFSAEIVLVHVDQPLAPVMMTPELGPAMDVGAMGRIAEEQRMLAQKELDKIAGKLREGGLKVKVQLKVGSPFMEILRAAQSENADLIVLGTHGRTGLAHVLMGSVAERVVQKSPCPVLTIRHPDRKFKHPLDK
- a CDS encoding Hsp20/alpha crystallin family protein, producing MATSRGFGIADFERAFNEFFDEMLIDRWKCAAPALEFERAQVIDRGDRYEVRVAAVGVDPAKIQAEVSGQRLAVRVPDKLGGTLESSFSFSDSIDGEASTAKWSEGTLVITLPKKKGRRIALKDS
- a CDS encoding ATP-binding protein, translated to MTDKGDLIATDASAALIHVPPPAELDASELKGQVPLDAVSLERAASSDGDLELFGQSRALDAIRLAIGIDAAGYNVFVSGLRSRHERESVLRLLSERAATMPTPGDWVYVNNFRNPESPVAIYLRPGQGVELRARMTELIGFVLEQLPKAFRREDFDQERAALRDKYNKRAQGLFGNLETRARERGFAIQSTPTGQVIFIPLIDGKMPESPEALGKAMAAKTDAEREQLAKVQGELQDELGTLMLRQQEMMRELIDDIRAIERAFAARLITPSIEELKHHFNSPAVEAYLNEVAEHMLGNLDRFREAPAEQGPRPAAAIEDGARWFDYQINVMVDNSATRGAPVVLEDAPTYRNLFGTIERWIDPLGRSGTNFTRIIGGSFLKSHGGFLVFDLEDAAVEPGVWKTLKRSLKSGRMTLETFEPLPFFSMSGLKPEPIEIHNKVVVLGGAYLYNLLYFYEPDFADLFKVKAEMRPSVAADGAAAAHYAARVGALARRENLPPFEAGALAKIVEFGMRMAGDRSRVLAMLEPIDDLARESAYFARNELAQRVTGAHVERALGERMLRLNFIEEEIRRLIGEGTLIVHIRAASVGQINGLAVLDVGGYSFGRPARVTATVALGQAGVINIEREARMSGSTHDKGIMILSGFIRARFGQRHPIAMTASICFEQSYSGIDGDSASSTELYALLSALSGVPLRQDLAVTGSVDQYGTVQAIGGVNEKVEGFYRVCKAIGLTGTQGVLVPRTNVSNLMLDPETTGAIERGEFHIYPINTIDRGIETLTGVRAGTIDEPGTINHLVDQQLKRMADILRERPLGETRVVQEPAPNPPAPKPPAPPEPPR